A single window of Desulfovibrio legallii DNA harbors:
- a CDS encoding indolepyruvate oxidoreductase subunit beta has protein sequence MSTHDTQKKIRIYFTGVGGQGTLTATTLLARTALDAGLDVVAGEVHGMAQRGGVVESVLLLGGWRSPKLDLGEADLLLGFEPLETLRGLPYLRPGGAIFSNSDPLPPLSVSLGQTPYPDLAHIEAKAKDVAGHCRFLPCRTLGRQAGSVQSGNTVLLGAVCASGLLPFGPDALAAAIKKYLPPKLHPANLAALELGKNQ, from the coding sequence ATGAGCACACACGACACGCAGAAAAAAATACGCATCTATTTTACCGGTGTGGGTGGTCAGGGCACGCTGACGGCCACCACCCTGCTGGCCCGTACGGCCCTGGACGCCGGCCTGGACGTGGTGGCCGGCGAAGTGCACGGCATGGCCCAACGTGGCGGCGTGGTGGAATCCGTACTACTTTTGGGCGGCTGGCGTTCGCCCAAACTGGACCTGGGCGAAGCCGACCTGCTGCTGGGCTTTGAACCCCTGGAAACCCTGCGCGGCCTGCCCTATCTGCGGCCCGGCGGCGCCATCTTTTCCAACAGTGACCCCCTGCCGCCCCTGAGCGTTTCCCTGGGCCAAACTCCCTACCCGGACCTGGCCCATATCGAAGCCAAGGCCAAAGACGTGGCCGGTCACTGCCGCTTTTTGCCCTGCCGTACCCTGGGCCGCCAGGCCGGCTCCGTGCAGAGCGGCAATACCGTGCTGCTGGGCGCCGTCTGCGCCTCCGGCCTGCTGCCCTTCGGCCCCGACGCCCTGGCCGCCGCCATCAAAAAATACCTGCCGCCCAAACTCCACCCCGCCAATCTGGCAGCCCTGGAACTGGGCAAAAACCAGTAA